Proteins from one Bacteroides zhangwenhongii genomic window:
- a CDS encoding glycoside hydrolase family 2 TIM barrel-domain containing protein, whose product MKNFILLSFLVLQSVLVFAQEQPRVSQLFNFDWKFRAGDLKEAQLVTYDDDNWRVLDLPHDFQIEQTWDESAGGARGFKAMGTGWYRKHFKANPAWKGKRILLDFEGIMLVGDVWVNGRKVGSTDYGYLGFETDITDLLKYDEDNVVAVWASTGKKDGSRWYTGGGLFRDVHLVIKNPIAIARHGVFVSTPKITEQRAEVSVQVELEGIRNKSLDIEINARILAPDGKTVAGTRGKAPQKSKLQTVEVSLPIVTVDSPELWSCEAPNLYTAEVSLVQDGKVIDCVTETFGIRTLEFSPDFGFKLNGKKLFLKGISNHHDLGAVGVAAFDRAIERQFQLMKRFGYNHIRSSHNPYSESFLKLADKYGILVVDELIDKWSDNSYWGGRVPFTQLWYQMIPEWIKRDRNHPSVILWSLGNELQMREDLAGFPTGDWGVTTYRIFDVLVKRYDKTRKTTVAMFPARAGAIGKNEPEFNTKVYPPELATVTEVSSFNYRYLNYAQYLEKCPHMTVYQSEATTNELAAPFFGMDHDKMVGLAYWGAIEYWGESNGWPKKGWNFSFFNHCLEPYPQAYLIKSAFCEEPLVHIGVMDNGKEAIEWNDIMVGSLSLASHWNWATGSMQNLYTYTNADEVELLVNGKSMGIRKNDRTDITRRNIIYWENIPYGKGGKIIAVARNNGKEVARHRLETTGEATALKMVVENPEDWKADGMDLQYVKVYAVDNKGRVVPDTKDEVTFKVSGAARLIAVDNGDHFTDELFTGNTKKLHKGFIMAILRSDRSGGEVVITASSKGLKDAVKKLVTK is encoded by the coding sequence ATGAAAAATTTTATTCTATTATCCTTTTTAGTACTGCAATCAGTGTTAGTCTTTGCGCAAGAACAGCCGCGTGTATCGCAATTATTTAATTTTGATTGGAAGTTTCGGGCCGGTGATTTGAAAGAAGCTCAATTGGTAACTTATGATGATGATAATTGGCGTGTGCTGGATTTGCCCCATGATTTCCAGATAGAGCAAACGTGGGATGAGTCCGCCGGAGGGGCACGTGGCTTTAAAGCTATGGGGACAGGTTGGTATCGTAAACATTTTAAGGCAAATCCTGCATGGAAGGGTAAACGTATCTTGCTTGACTTTGAAGGCATTATGCTTGTTGGAGATGTTTGGGTAAATGGCAGGAAGGTAGGAAGTACCGATTATGGTTATCTTGGTTTTGAAACGGATATTACTGATTTGCTTAAATATGATGAGGATAATGTAGTGGCTGTTTGGGCCTCAACGGGTAAAAAAGACGGATCGCGTTGGTATACGGGCGGCGGTTTGTTTCGGGATGTTCATTTGGTCATCAAGAATCCCATTGCCATTGCAAGACATGGCGTATTTGTCTCTACTCCTAAAATCACGGAGCAAAGGGCGGAAGTCAGTGTGCAAGTAGAGTTGGAAGGAATTCGCAATAAAAGTCTGGATATTGAAATCAATGCCCGAATATTGGCTCCTGACGGAAAAACGGTTGCCGGTACGAGAGGGAAGGCTCCTCAAAAATCGAAATTACAAACAGTTGAGGTTTCTCTTCCGATAGTAACGGTAGACAGTCCCGAGTTATGGTCTTGTGAGGCCCCTAATCTTTATACTGCTGAAGTTTCTTTGGTGCAGGATGGTAAAGTTATTGATTGTGTGACGGAGACATTCGGCATTCGTACGTTAGAGTTCTCTCCTGATTTCGGATTTAAACTGAACGGCAAGAAATTGTTCCTAAAGGGTATTTCCAACCATCATGATTTGGGAGCTGTAGGAGTTGCCGCTTTTGACAGAGCTATCGAGCGGCAGTTTCAGCTAATGAAGCGGTTCGGTTATAATCACATTCGTTCGTCTCACAATCCTTATTCCGAGTCGTTCTTGAAACTAGCTGATAAATATGGTATTTTGGTAGTGGATGAGCTGATTGATAAATGGAGCGACAATAGCTATTGGGGTGGTAGAGTTCCTTTCACGCAACTATGGTATCAGATGATTCCCGAATGGATCAAACGTGACCGCAATCATCCGTCTGTTATATTATGGAGTTTGGGAAATGAATTGCAGATGCGGGAAGACTTAGCCGGATTTCCTACCGGTGATTGGGGTGTCACCACTTACCGTATCTTCGATGTGCTTGTCAAGCGTTATGATAAAACTCGTAAAACGACTGTGGCTATGTTTCCGGCACGTGCCGGAGCTATCGGAAAGAATGAACCGGAATTTAACACAAAAGTATATCCTCCCGAGCTGGCAACTGTAACAGAAGTGTCAAGTTTCAATTATCGTTATCTGAACTATGCCCAATATCTGGAAAAGTGTCCGCACATGACCGTATATCAGAGCGAAGCTACAACGAATGAACTTGCTGCTCCTTTCTTTGGCATGGATCATGATAAGATGGTGGGACTCGCCTATTGGGGAGCTATCGAGTATTGGGGGGAATCGAACGGATGGCCGAAGAAAGGCTGGAACTTTTCTTTCTTCAATCATTGTCTGGAACCTTATCCGCAAGCCTATCTGATAAAGAGTGCTTTCTGCGAAGAGCCTTTGGTGCATATCGGAGTGATGGATAATGGCAAGGAAGCCATTGAATGGAATGATATTATGGTGGGAAGTTTATCTTTGGCTTCTCATTGGAACTGGGCAACGGGCAGTATGCAGAACTTATATACATATACCAACGCCGATGAAGTGGAATTGCTGGTTAATGGCAAATCTATGGGGATACGTAAGAATGACCGGACGGATATCACCCGGCGCAATATCATTTATTGGGAAAACATACCATATGGTAAAGGAGGAAAGATTATAGCAGTTGCCCGGAATAACGGAAAAGAGGTGGCACGTCATAGGTTGGAAACGACCGGTGAGGCGACTGCTTTGAAAATGGTGGTAGAGAATCCGGAGGATTGGAAAGCGGATGGGATGGACTTACAATATGTAAAGGTATATGCGGTGGATAATAAAGGAAGGGTAGTACCTGATACTAAAGACGAGGTTACTTTTAAGGTTTCGGGAGCTGCAAGGCTGATTGCTGTAGACAATGGGGATCATTTTACAGATGAGTTATTTACCGGAAATACGAAGAAGTTGCATAAAGGATTCATCATGGCGATCTTACGTTCGGACCGTTCCGGTGGCGAAGTAGTAATAACTGCATCCTCCAAAGGACTGAAGGATGCAGTAAAGAAGTTGGTTACAAAGTAG
- a CDS encoding rhamnogalacturonidase — protein sequence MKLIIAFITLCCGLQVLGQDKFPDGKLIPDWFRNNESVNINSLGKQYRITDYGVVNDSTKLQTEQIQNVIDRAAENGGGVIVIPKGTFLSGSLFFKPKTHLYLEENAVLKGSDDAGDFRIQLTRMEGQTVKYYTALINADGIDGFTISGKGMLNGNGFRYWKAFWLRREWNPNCTNMDEQRPRIIYLSNCKNVQIEGISIANSPFWTTHYYKCSYVKLLNLHITSPRKPMEAPSTDAVDLDVCNNVLIKNCYMSVCDDAVALKGGKGPWADKDVNNGGNYDIVIEDCRYGYCHSALTCGSESIHNRNVIFRRSTMDQARILLHLKMRPDTPQKYEYILVEDIKGNAGDFIYVAPWTQFYNLGDRKDIPISYSNNITMRNIDLDCTTFFNVKKSDQYQLSDFCFEDLNIRAKKGQFDKGIVDRFVVKNVKVNSQEVR from the coding sequence ATGAAATTGATCATTGCATTTATCACACTTTGCTGCGGCTTGCAGGTTTTGGGACAAGATAAGTTCCCTGATGGTAAACTGATTCCTGACTGGTTCAGGAATAATGAGAGCGTGAATATAAATTCGCTCGGTAAGCAGTATAGGATAACAGATTATGGAGTAGTTAATGACAGTACAAAACTACAAACCGAACAGATACAGAATGTGATTGACCGGGCGGCGGAGAATGGCGGGGGAGTCATTGTGATTCCTAAAGGGACTTTTCTAAGCGGTTCGCTTTTCTTTAAACCGAAGACGCATTTGTATCTTGAAGAAAATGCCGTATTGAAAGGAAGTGATGATGCGGGTGATTTCCGAATTCAGCTTACCCGCATGGAAGGACAAACGGTAAAGTATTATACAGCTTTGATTAATGCAGACGGCATTGACGGTTTTACTATCTCTGGAAAAGGCATGCTCAATGGCAATGGTTTCCGTTATTGGAAAGCGTTTTGGTTGCGTCGGGAGTGGAATCCGAACTGTACGAATATGGATGAGCAGCGTCCCCGTATCATTTATTTGTCTAATTGCAAGAATGTTCAGATAGAAGGAATCAGTATTGCCAATTCTCCGTTTTGGACTACTCATTACTATAAATGCAGTTACGTGAAACTATTGAATCTTCATATAACGTCTCCCCGCAAGCCGATGGAGGCCCCGAGTACGGACGCTGTTGATCTGGATGTCTGTAACAATGTGTTGATAAAGAATTGTTATATGTCAGTGTGCGATGATGCGGTGGCATTAAAGGGAGGCAAAGGTCCTTGGGCGGACAAAGATGTCAATAATGGCGGCAACTATGATATTGTTATTGAAGATTGCCGATATGGTTATTGTCACAGTGCTTTGACCTGCGGGAGTGAGTCAATACATAACCGCAATGTAATATTCCGTCGCAGTACGATGGATCAGGCACGTATTCTTCTGCATTTAAAGATGCGTCCCGATACTCCGCAGAAATACGAATATATTTTGGTGGAAGATATAAAAGGAAATGCCGGAGATTTTATCTATGTGGCACCGTGGACTCAGTTCTATAATTTAGGAGACCGGAAAGATATCCCTATCTCATATTCTAATAATATTACTATGCGTAATATAGATTTGGATTGTACTACTTTCTTCAATGTGAAAAAGTCTGACCAATATCAGTTGTCAGATTTTTGTTTTGAGGATTTGAATATCCGGGCGAAGAAAGGCCAGTTTGATAAGGGTATTGTTGACCGTTTTGTAGTTAAGAATGTAAAGGTCAATTCGCAAGAGGTACGCTAA
- a CDS encoding polysaccharide deacetylase family protein has protein sequence MKKFLFYLFTLGLFSNYAFSSDSIYVARYKGDKACAISYTFDDGLAEQYTLAAPQLEKRGFRGTFCVNGAKVNKDNKHITDTTRVTWTQLKEMSDKGHEITNHGWAHKNFSRFPLEEIREDIVKNDSAILANTGVMPRTFFYPNNNKKEEGKRIAVQNRVGTRTKQRSIGRKSTPRDLEKWVATLIATNDWGVGMTHGLTYGYDAFPNPQRLWDHWDKVKAMEDKIWVGTFREVAAYTEEQKHTRLDIRQQKKGLIITPQLDLDKEIFTEPLTMVIQKEGVRKMTARQGKKKLAVHKIGDKFIFDFNPFGEAIKVYLK, from the coding sequence ATGAAGAAATTTCTTTTTTACCTTTTTACTTTAGGACTCTTTTCAAACTATGCTTTCAGTTCAGATAGCATTTACGTCGCCCGATATAAAGGAGACAAAGCTTGTGCCATCAGTTATACCTTTGATGACGGATTGGCAGAACAATATACATTGGCTGCTCCCCAACTGGAGAAACGGGGATTTCGGGGAACTTTCTGTGTGAATGGCGCCAAAGTCAACAAAGACAACAAACACATCACAGATACCACACGAGTGACCTGGACACAGTTAAAAGAAATGTCCGACAAAGGTCATGAAATCACAAATCACGGATGGGCACATAAGAATTTCTCCCGTTTTCCCTTAGAGGAAATCCGGGAAGATATAGTAAAGAATGATAGTGCCATATTAGCCAATACCGGCGTCATGCCCCGTACTTTCTTTTATCCCAATAATAACAAAAAAGAAGAAGGCAAACGAATTGCCGTACAGAACCGGGTAGGAACAAGGACCAAACAACGTTCCATAGGAAGAAAATCCACTCCACGAGACTTGGAAAAATGGGTGGCGACATTAATTGCTACAAATGATTGGGGAGTGGGTATGACACATGGTTTGACGTATGGTTACGATGCCTTCCCGAATCCACAACGTTTATGGGATCATTGGGACAAAGTAAAAGCTATGGAAGATAAGATCTGGGTAGGTACTTTCCGGGAAGTAGCAGCTTATACCGAAGAACAGAAACATACGCGCCTGGACATTCGCCAACAAAAGAAAGGACTCATCATAACCCCGCAACTGGATCTGGATAAAGAGATTTTCACAGAACCGCTTACAATGGTCATTCAAAAAGAAGGTGTCAGAAAGATGACAGCCAGACAAGGAAAGAAAAAACTGGCAGTTCATAAAATTGGCGATAAATTCATATTCGATTTTAATCCTTTCGGAGAAGCAATCAAAGTTTATCTTAAATAA